A region of the Longimicrobium sp. genome:
GCGGTCGGCGATGCCGAAGTGGCCAGCCGCGAACGCGAGGAGAAACAGTTCGTGGTACGCCTCGCCACCAGTCGTTCGCATTCCATGCCGGCGAGCCGTGCGGGCCGCAGTGATGAAACACTGCCGCGCCCGAGCGGCGTGATCCGCCCCCGAGTGGATTTCAGGTGAGATGCGGGGATCGAGGTGCCTGTTCACCTCCTCGATTGAGGCCTGTGCAGGATCGATTTCGATGGTCAGGGAAGTCGGCGGGCGTAGCGCCGCGCGGGCAGCACAGACACGCCCGAGTTCTACCCACGCATCGGCATACGACGCGTAGTCCCTGGCGCGGCGGCCAAGCCCGACCACGCGTCGGAACCATGCCTCCGCGGCGATGAAAAGCCTTCCTGAGGCGGCGTACTGCCCGACTCGCAACGCGATGGCCGCGTCGTTCGGCTCAAGGCCCGCGGCCGCCAGCGCCATCGCGAAGGCCGTGTATCGCTTCCCAGCAGCAGCGGCCCACTCCGCGACTCGGCTGCAGCAGTAGACGATTTCGGCGGGTTTCGACGGGGGAGACTCCCGCAGCGCCGCGGTAAGAAGCTCAATGGCGACGCGAACCTCGCCAACCAGGTTGCTGCCGCGGATCAGCGCCTCTCGTCGCTCGAGAGAGCCAGGCGCGAAGAGCTGTGTGCGGTGTTCCGGTTCCGAATCCCCCCACAAGACGACGTCGCGGTAGCTCTGCCAGAGGAGCACGCCCAGGTCGCCGGGCGACTCCTCCAGGATCGGCGTGCCCTCCATCGCTGGCTCCGGCACGGCGGGATCGCGCTTCGGCGCGAGGGAGACATGCCAGCGCCGCGACGTGGTGCTACGCCTCTGGCGCGGACGGTGACCGTGGCGGATCGGCGGCTTGGACATGCTCCCGGATGCAGGGGTGATTCACGCCGTGACTGCATCTGAGAGTGCCGGACGGCGGGCTGCCGCTGCACGAGACGCCCCTGACCAAGCGCGTCCGGCCGCACATCCCGTTCATCGACCGTCGATCGGCCAGTCCCGCTGCCTACCAGGGCAGGGCCAGACCTGCCCGCGACCACTCAGACGCAACGCGACATAATCAAAGCCAATCACGCCCTAAGCGCCAAACCTCGAACCGCCGCCGGGTCGGGGTGGAAGCGCCCAAAGTAGACCCCAAGCTGCTGGCGGAAATGGAGTGTCCCGCCTATCGTTGACCCGCGTCCTCCTGACGCGGCATCCCTACTGTTTTCCCGGAGTTCCTACCATGCAGACCGCCATTCGCCGCACCCTCGCCGCCACCGTGATCGCCGTTTCCGCTGCCGCTGCTGTCGGCTGCAAGGGTGAGCATCCCACACAGGCGACCGTGCGGCCAGCGTCGGAGAGCTTCAATGGCGGCGCCACCTTCGGCTCCGGCAACCGCACCACGGACGACACCACCACGACGACGACCGCCGAGACCACGAGTGTGGTGGAAAACACGACGGCCGCCGATACGGGATCGGCGGCCAGGGGCGGAGCCACGTTCGGCTCCGGCAACTGAGGATTGTGAGGGCGGTCCTACGCCGCCCAATTACTGCCCCACGGCCCGGGCCAGTCGCCGCGCCGTGGGGACCAGCCCGAGACCCGCCCCGCCAGTTCGTTCAGGAAGGCCTGGAGTTCCCTGCTTCCCCTCGTCTTGAGCGGGGCGGCCTTCCTGGTTCGAATGAGCTTGAGCAGGATGCGGGTCAGGCGCTCGATCTCGCGGTCGTTCTGGTCGAGGGCGACGGACAGCGCGGTCTCGGCTTCCCGCTCAGCGACTTCCCAGTTTCCGGCCAGCCGCTGGGCGTCAGCCAGGTGCCATCGGGTGACCGGCTCCATCCCGCGGTGATTGTCCAGCAGCTTCACGGCGCGGCGCCGGAGTACCGCTGACTCTTCCGGCTCGCCGGCACCAGAGAATGCGCGTGCGCCAAGCGCGAGGATGGTCGCTCGCGCACTCGGCTGCTGGACAGCGCGCAGCACTAGCCGCACCAGCCTTGCGGCGGAAAGAAAGTGGCGTCCAAGCACCAGCATCAGCGCAACGTCGGCCGCGAAGAACGGGATCCTGTGGTGGCTCTTGGGATACCAGGCGAGCGCTTTCTGCGCGCGCTCCGCGGCTTCAGCCAGGTGGCCCCGCACGATCAGCATGGCGCAGAGGTCGTGCTGCGCCTCCGCCGCCAGCGACGGCGGGCCTTCCCGCCAGGCCAGGTTCGCACCGGCGTTCAGGTGATGGCGTGCGCCGTTCACCCGGCCCATCTCCTTGCACAACGTGCCGTAGCCCAGGTGTCCCCGGATCAGCTCGACCGTCATGCCCTGGTCCCGCGCGAAGCCCAGGCCCCGCTTGAACCACAGCTCGGATCGGTCGTACAGGTTCGCGTTGCGCGTCACGCGCCCGGCCAGATTTGCGAGCTTGGGGTTGGCTGGGTCCACCATTGCGGCAATCTCTGCCCATTCGATCGCGGCCTGGGCATGATCGTGCTCCTGTGCCCACTCGACCACCCTTTCGCAGGCCGTACCGACATCGGCACCGCTGATCCCCAGCGGGTCACGCCGCAGGGCCGCGAACGTGTCCAGCGGACCGATCAGCTCGGGCGCGTACGCGCGAGCCTCTTTTTGCTTTGCAAGCGCTTCCCTGGAAGGGGCGCTGAACAGCCGGGCCCGCACCGGCGGGGGCGACTCCGCCCAGTCCCGCAGGTGCCGAACCTCCTGCCAAAGCACAAGGCCGACGGCATTGGGCAGCTCGGCCAAGATGTCGCCCTCCCGGTGCCGAGGCAGGGGCGGAACCGGGATGATGCGTTCTTCGCCCATCGGGGTGTGGGACTTTGGAGTAGTGCGCAAGCCGACGACGGGGCCAGTATACGACACAATACGGATCTGACGGAGTTGACGCCAGCGGATGACGTTCCCAGTGATCGCGCCCGGGCTCGTAGGATAGCAGCCTGCGACCGATCCCCCCGGCCTCGGGCTGTGGGTCAAGGATCACCTTCGCCTCGCAACCGGTCCGTTTGGTTGGGCATTTGCCTGCCACGTCATATTCTCTCGTTGAGCCTGGTAGCGCGAAATAGCAACAGGAGGCAAAGGGTGGGACTAACGTTGTTCTGTGACGAGGCCGGTCATACCGGGATCGACCTTACAGGAAGGGACCAGCCGTTTTTCATCGCTGCCGGCTATCTCGTTTGAGGGACTGAATGGTTGGTACGCACCTACAGGCGACGAGACGGCATCAGGTAAAGCCAGCATCAACCTGCCGCTCGGGCGTTTCTGAGACTACGGTGGGTAGTGGGTTCCGTGGCAGCATACGGTTGGCGGCGTAGGTGCCTACCGCCGTCGGCTCACGCCCCCGGTCTGCCCACGCATAAAGAAGCCACAAAGACTTTGCACGAAGATGTAGGAATTCCGCCGTAGTTGCATGCCCAGTGCGTCAGAACCCGTTGACGCCGCCGCGGACCCCGAACGAGGTTCTTACCGCGCAAGCCGGCTGAGGCGTGCGACTTCCCTCCACGTCGGGGAGGTCATCCTGTTTGGCCTTTTTCACGGTGGTAGTGGATTTCCGCACTCCGCCAGGAAAGCGATCGTGTCGGACCATACAAATACGGATGGTGAGCCACGCGGGCGGTACCTCGCGCTCCTCTCCCTCACCGCGCTCGGCGTGGTCTACGGCGACATCGGGACCAGCCCCCTTTACGCCGTCCGCGAGTCGTTCCACCACACGCACGGGATCCACCCTACGCCGCAGAACGTCCTTGGCGTGCTGTCGCTGATCGTGTGGGCTCTGGTGCTGGTGATCTCCTTCAAATACGCCGTGTTCGTGCTTCGCGCGGACAATCGCGGGGAGGGTGGCATCCTGGCGCTCACCTCGCTGGTGACTCCCGTATCGGCGGCGCGCAGGAGCCCGCGCTGGGTCCTGATCATGCTTGGCCTTTTCGGGACCGCTCTCCTCTACGGTGACGGGATGATCACTCCCGTGATCTCCGTCCTTTCGGCGGTGGAAGGGCTGGAGGTGGCGACGCCCGTCTTCAAGCCGTACATCGTCCCAATTACCATCGCCATCCTGGTCTCCATCTTCCTGATCCAGCGCCACGGGACGGAGCGCGTGGGAAAGCTGTTCGGCCCGGTCACACTGCTTTGGTTCGTCCTGATCGCGGTCCTGGGGGTGATGCACATCGTGCGTGCTCCGGGCGTGTTCGCGGCCGTGAACCCGCTGTACGGCGCGCGCTTCTTCATCCAGAACGGCTACAGCGGGTTCCTGGTGCTGGGCTCGGTCTTCCTGGTGGTGACGGGCGGCGAGGCGCTGTACGCCGACATGGGGCACTTCGGCAGAAAGCCGATCCGGCTGGCGTGGTACTACATCGCGCTTCCCGCTCTGCTGCTGAACTACTTTGGCCAGGGCGCGCTGCTGATCCGCGACCCGGCCGCGGTGGAGAACCCGTTCTACCACATGGTCCCGGAGTGGGCCCTGTATCCCGTGGTCGTGATCGCCACGATGGCGGCGGTGATCGCGTCACAGGCGCTCATCACCGGCGCGTATTCGCTCACGATGCAGGCGGTGCAGCTGGGCTACATGCCAAGGGTGGAGATCCGCCACACCTCGGGGCGCGAGCGCGGGCAGATCTACATCCCGAGCGTCAACTGGCTGCTGATGATCTCCTGCATCGGACTGACGCTCGGCTTTCAGCGCTCCAGCAACGTGGCCGCGGCGTACGGGGTGGCGGTGACGACCACCATGGTCGTGACGACGCTGCTGCTCTTCACCGTGGAGCGCGAGCGCTGGCGGTGGCCGCTATGGGCCACGCTGCTGTTCACGGGCTTCTTCCTCACCATCGACCTGGCGTTCTGGGGCGCGAACATCGTCAAGATCCCGCATGGCGGGTGGGTTCCGCTGGTGGTGGGTGCCATCATCTTCGCCCTGATGTCGACGTGGAAGACGGGGCGCGGGATCTTGGCCGAGCGCCTGCAGCGGGGCACATTGCCGATTGATCTCTTTTTGAAGGACGCGGGCGGGCGCACGGCGCAGCGGGTCCCGGGGACGGCGGTATTCATGTACGGCAACCGCGGCGGCACCCCCCCGGCGCTGCTGCACTCGCTGAAGCACTACAAGGTGCTGCACGAGACGGTCGTCCTGCTGAGCGTGGAGACGCAGGAGGTGCCGCACGTGCCCGAGGCGGAGCGCGTGACGGTGGAGGAGCTGGGACACGGGTTCTACCGCATCGTGCTGGCGTACGGCTTCATGGAGGATCCATGCGTGCCGGACGCGCTGGCCACCGTGCAGGCGGATGGGCTCGACCTGCGTCCCGGACAAACATCGTATTTCCTGGGCCGGGAGACGCTGATCCCGTCGACGAACCCGGGAATGGCACCCTGGCGGGAGCACCTGTTCGCGGTGATGAGCCGGAATGCACGCACGGCCACGTCGTTCTTCGGCCTGCCACCCAACCGCGTGGTGGAGCTGGGTGCGCAGATCGAGCTCTAGGGCGAGTCACCGATGAGTGATTCCACGATCCTGGTCATCGACGACGAGCCGCAGATTCGCCGGGTGGTCCGGCGCGCGCTGGAGGACGACACCGTCCGCGTAATCGAGGCGGCGACGGGGAAGGAGGGGCTGGACCAGGCGGCCTCCGAGCGCCCGGACCTGGTGGTGCTCGACCTCGGTCTGCCCGATGTGCCCGGGATCAGCATATGCACCGAACTCCGGCGGTGGACGTCGGCACCCATCGTCGTGCTCTCCGCGCGCCACTCGGAGGCGGAGAAGGTGCGGATGCTGGATGCGGGCGCGGACGACTACATCACGAAGCCGTTCGGTACGGCAGAGCTGCAGGCACGGGTGCGCGCGCAGCTGCGGCGTGCGCGAAGCGTGCCTCGTCCCGGCGGCGCCGGGGCGGTCGAGGCGGATGGGCTTACGATCGACCTGGGCCGCCGGGTGCTCTCGCGAGCCGGGGAAGAGATCCACCTCACCCCCACGGAGTGGGACCTCCTGCGGGCCTTCATCGCCCACGCGGGCGGAACGATGACGCACGACCAGCTCTTTCGCGCCGTGTGGGGTCGCTCCGGTGGCGACGCGCAGGCGTATCTGAGGGTGCACGTGGCTAACCTGCGGCGCAAGGTGGAGCAGGACCCCATCCGCCCGCGGCTGATCATCACGGAGCCGGGGGTGGGCTACCGCTTCCGGGCGCTGGACTGACCGCGTGCCTAGATCGCGCGAGGATGTCCGCGAGGCGCTGGCGTGGGCGCCCTGGATCGCCGCCCTGGGCGCGCTCACGGCAGGGCTGGTGGCCGTGCGTCCATCTCTCGACAAGGCGCACGTGGCCCTGGCGTACCTGCTGCTGGTGCTCGCGGCCAGCGCCCGGGGCAGCCGCGCCCGCGGGCTGGCGCTCGCTCTTCTCTCGTTCCTCTGCTTCAACTTCTTCTTCCTTCTCCCATACGGCACCTTCGTCATCCACAGGGCGCTGGACTGGCTGGTGCTGTTCAGCTACCTCGCCGTGACCACGGTGGCGACCCAGCTCCTGTATCGCGCACGCCGCGAAGCCGAAGAGGCTGGGCGCCGTGCCGCGGAGATCGACCGTCTCGCCACGCTCGGGGCCGAGACGCTGAACGCCGGCCGGGCGGACCAGGCGCTGCACGCGATCGCGGAAGTGATCCGGTCTACGTTGGGGATGGGAGCCTGCGAGATCTGGCTGCGGGACGATTCCGGCGGCGTCCGTCCAGGCGCCCGCGCAGGCGGCGAAGCCGAAGCAGGCCCGGATGCCCCTGGCAAGGGCGCGACGGCCGCGGCGCTGGCGGACGACCGCGTCGTTCCGGTTGTGGAGCGGCTGGATGGAACCGTTCGGATGCTGCCGGACGGTGGCGACCTGGTGCCGGCGGTGGATGACGCGCGCGGCCTCTCCCTCCCGCTTCGCGTTCGTGGCCGCACCGTCGGCGTGCTCCGTGTGACGCGCGAAGGCGGGATCACCCTGGACGCGGCGCAGCGGCGGTTCTTCGCGGCCCTGTCGTACTACGCCGCGCTGGGCGCCGAGCGGGTGCGGCTGATCGCCGACGCCGAGCGGGCGGAGGCGCTGCGCGAGGCGGACCGGCTGAAGGACGCGCTGCTCGCGTCGGTGTCGCACGACCTGCGCACGCCGCTCACGACGATCAAGGCGCTCGCCCACGAGATGCGCGGCACCGGGGACGAGCGCGCGGTGATGATCGAGGAAGAGGCGGACAGGTTGAACCGCTTTGTGGCGGACCTGCTGGACCTGTCGCGGCTGAACGCGGGGGAGCTGCGGGTCGACGCCCAGGTGGTCGCGGCGGAGGATCTCGTCGGCGCGGCGCTCCAACGCGTCGCCGGTCCCCTCCACGACCGCGAGGTGCGGGCGAGCGTAGAGCCGGGTGATCCACTGCTGCTGGGACGCTTCGACTTCGTCCACTCGCTGCGCGTCCTGGTGAACCTGCTGGAGAACGCGCACAAGTACGCTCCGCCGGGCACACCCATCGACTTTGTCGCGACGCGAGAGGGGGATCGTCTCGCTTTCGAGATCGCGGACCGCGGACCGGGGATCCCGCCTTCCGAGGTGGAGCATGTGTTCGCGCCGTTCTACCGCGCTCGCGGGGCCGTGCCCGACGCCGATAGAGCGGGACTGGGCCTGTCCATCGCACGGCGGCTGGCGGAGGTGCAGGGTGGTTCGCTCCTGCACGAGACCCGCGCCGGCGGCGGAAGCGTCTTCATCTTTACGGTACCCACGGCGACCCTTCCGGATGAGGCGGCGGGCCGATGAGGCAGGCCTGCGGTGCGGGCTGCGGCTGATGTCGTTGTTTCTGGGATGCGACGAACCAGATTGCACCGTGCAAACTTACGATGAGGGAGCGTGCACGATGGCCAGCAGGGTACATGAACAGTTCCACGGGCGGTTCGTGCGGCGCGTGATCCCCTTGGTGGTGGTGCTGAGCGGGTGCGGCGGCGACCCGCCACCGGATCTCGGCCGCGAGAAATACATGGCCGACAAGCAGCACTGCGAGTCCATTTCCGACGCCGAACCGGCCCAGAAAGCCTGCATGACGTACCGGGGCTGGCCCGACGGAGAGTACCGCCGTTAGGCGTCCTTGCGGTTGGAAACGTCCCGGTCAACGTTGCGGTTCTCAGTGACCGAACAGTGGATGTCGTCCTGTCGACCACCGCCCGGTGCTCCCCGCGCCGGGCGGTGGTCTTTGTGAGATCTGAACGCAAAGGCGCCCTGCCTTTGTGCGGCCTTTACGGCTTGTTGCCTACCTTCGACGCGTAACGTTCCGAACCCCTCGCGGCGAGCCCGCGATGATCGGGATCGGGCATTCCAGGCGTCGACCCATGGTGAACGCGCGACTTTCCCGAACCGCCCACGTGGTCCTGCACGCGGTGCTGCCGGCGCTCCTGCTCCTCGCCGGCGCGGCGTGCGAACGTGGGGCCGATACGACACGTGCCGCGCATCCGGAGCGGCTGCACGGCGAGTGGACGGTGGAGTTCCACCTGGAGCACCGCGCAACGCTCACTCGCGACACCATCGGCCCGCCGCCCGTGAACGGAAGTGTGGTGCTGCTCGAGGATTCACGGCACCGCCGCATCGAGGGCTTGTCCGGCCCCGCCACGCACTACGGCGTCTACTCCGCCGATCTGCGGTCGCTGGACCTGCCCGCGACCGCGCAGGTGCCCACGCTGATGGCGCGGCTGGCCCGCGGTGACTCCGTGGAGTTCGCCTTCGATCCGGGGCAGGGGCACCCGTTCGCGGGACGGGGTGTGCTCGCGGGCGATTCGCTGACGGGGCAGTGGTGGACGCGTGGAGGCCGGACGACGGGGCGCAGCTCCGGGCGGTTCACCATGCGCCGCCCATAACGGACGCACATCACGCCGGGCGCGGCGCGGCGCGAGGGCGCCGCCGGATCGTCCGGCATCAACCCGACAGGATCATGCTCGACGTGATCTACCTGCTCGCCAGCGCCGGATTCTTCGCCGCCATGCTCGCGTACGTGCGCGGGTGCGAGGCGCTGGGCCGCCAGGCGGGCGAGGCGGAGGGACCGAAATGACCGCCGAAAATTGGAGTGGACTGGTGCTGGCGGCCGCGCTTCTCGCCTACCTGACGTACACGCTGCTGAGACCGGAGAAGTTCTGAGATGACCGCCAACGGATGGCTCCAGATCCTCTTCTACTGCGCCCTCGTGCTCCTGCTGGCGAAGCCCATGGGCATCTACATCCACGCCGTCTACGAGGGGCGGCGGCGGTGGCTGGGCCCGGCGGAGACCGGGATCTACCGCGCGCTGGGGGTGGACCCCGATGAAGACCAGCACTGGACACGCTACGCGGCCGGCATGCTGCTCTTCGGCGTGGTGTCGATGCTGGCGACCTACGCCGTGCTGCGCCTGCAGGCCGTGCTGCCACTCAACCCGCAGGGGATGGCGGCCGTGCCGGACCGGCAGGCGTTCGAGACGGCGGCGTCCTTCACCACGAACACCAACTGGCAGAGCTACGGCGGTGAGAGCACGATGTCGTACTTCTCGCAGATGACGCAGCTCGCCTTTCACAACTTCGCCTCCGCGGCCGCGGGGATGTGCGTCGCGTTCGCCCTGGCGCGCGGCATCGTCCGGCGCTCGGCCGGACGGCTGGGCAGCTTCTGGGCGGACCTCGTCCGCGGGACGCTCTACCTGTTCCTCCCCCTCTCCATCATCCTGGCGCTCGTCCTGGTTTCGCGCGGCGTCATCCAGAACTTCAAGCCCTACGACGTGGTGACGACGGTCGAGGGCGTGCAGCAGACTCTGGCCATGGGGCCGGTAGCGTCGCAGGAGGCGATCAAGCAGCTGGGCACCAACGGCGGCGGCTTCTTCAACGCCAACGCGGCGCATCCGTTCGAGAATCCCACGCCGTTCACCAACCTGCTCTCCATGCTGGCGATCTTCCTGATTCCCGCCGGCGTCGTCTACGCGTTCGGGCGGATGGCGGGGAAGCCGCGCCACGGCTGGGCCATCCTCGCCGCGATGTTCATCCTTTTCGTCGCCGGAACGGCGGTGACCTATGCGGCCGAGTCCGCCGGCAACCCGATCCACGCCGCTCGCGGGATCGACGTGGCGGGCGTGGTGGAAGGCCACTCCGCGGGGAACATGGAGGGGAAGGAGACGCGGTTCGGCATCGTGGGCAGCGCGCTGTACGCCGTGGTGACGACAGCGGCCAGCTGCGGCGCCGTGAACGCCATGCACGACTCCTTCACGCCCATGGGCGGGCTGGTGCCCATGGTCAACATGCAGCTGGGCGAGGTCATTTTCGGCGGCGTGGGCGCGGGGCTGTACGGGATGCTGATCTTCGTGGTCCTCACCGTCTTCCTGGCGGGTCTGATGGTGGGGCGGACCCCGGAGTACCTGGGGAAGAAGATCGGGAGCCGCGAGGTGCAGATGACCATGCTTTACGTCCTCGCGTTTCCCGCGGTGGTGCTGATCATGACCGCCGGCGCATCGGTGATGGATGCCGGCCTCGCCGGGCGCAACAACGCCGGCCCGCACGGGCTCAGCGAAATGCTGTACGCCTTTACCTCCGCAGGCTCCAACAACGGCAGCGCCTTCGCGGGGCTTACGGGCGGCACCTACTTCTACAACACGATGATGGGGATGGCGATGCTGATCGGCCGCTTCGCCTTGGTCGTCCCGGCGCTCGCGCTGGGCGGCTTCCTCTCCGAGCGGCGGGTGACGCCGGAGACGGCGGGCACCTTTCCCGTCGACACGCCGCTCTTCGTGGGGCTGCTGGTGTCGGTGATCCTGATCGTGGGCGCGCTGACGTACTTCCCGGTACTCGCGCTGGGCCCTGTCGTCGAGCACCTGATGATGAACGCCGGGTGGGTGTTCTGATGAGCACACCGCTAAAGGACCGCGCGGAGTTACGCAGGGCGGAGCCGCCGACGGCGCCACCCTCTGCCCAGGGCCGGCGCGCGAAGGCCCGGCCGCTCTTCGACGGGCCTGTCGTCCGGCGTGCCGCGGTGGATGCGTTCGCCAAGCTCGGCCCGCGCCACATGGTGCGGAACCCCGTGATGTTCGTCGTACTCATCGGCAGCGTGGCAACCACGCTCCTGCTTCTGCGCGACGTGGCGGAGGGGGAGAAGATCGGATTCACCGTCCAGATCGCGCTGTGGCTGTGGTTCACGGTGCTCTTCGCCAACTTCGCCGAGGCCATGGCAGAGGGGCGCGGCAAGGCCCAGGCGGACACGCTGCGCCGCAACCGCACGGAGGCGATGGCGAAGCGCCTGGTCGACCCGGCTGACCGGGTGCGCACGGAGTCCGTCTCCGCGACGGCGCTGCGCAAAGGCGACCTGATCCTGTGCACGCCGGGCGACGTGATCGCCTCGGACGGCGAGGTGGTGGAGGGCGTGGCGTCGGTGGACGAATCGGCCATCACCGGCGAGAGCGCGCCCGTCGTCCGCGAATCCGGCGGTGATCGCTCGGCCGTGACGGGGGGCACCAGGGTGCTCAGCGACTGGCTGGTGATCCGCATCACCAGCAACCCCGGCGAAACCTTCATCGACCGGATGATCGCGCTGGTGGAAGGCGCCACGCGGCAGAAGACGCCGAACGAGATCGCGCTGGCCATCCTCCTCTCCGGACTGACCATCATCTTCCTCCTGGCCGTGGCCACGCTTCAGCCGTTCGCGGTCTACAGCGGCGGCCCCGTGCCGACGGTCGTCCTCATCGCCCTGCTCGTCTGCCTGATCCCCACGACGATCGGGGGGCTGCTGTCGGCGATCGGCATCGCGGGAATGGACCGGATGATCCAGCACAACGTGATCGCCACCAGCGGCCGCGCGGTAGAGGCGGCGGGCGACGTCAACACGCTGCTGCTGGACAAGACGGGGACGATCACCCTCGGCAATCGGCAGGCGGCGGAGTTCATCCCCGTCGCGGGCGTCACGGCCGAGCGGCTGGCCGACCGCGCGCAGCTCGCCTCGCTCGCCGACGAGACACCGGAGGGGCGGAGCATCGTGGTGCTGGCGAAGGAGGCGTACGGCATCCGTGGCCGCACGCTGGCGGAGGGTGAGCACGCGCTCGTCCCTTTCACGGCGCAAACGCGGATGAGCGGCATCGACCTGGACGGCCACTGCATCCGTAAGGGCGCGGGCGATTCCGTCGCCCGCTGGGTGCGCGAACACGGTGGCGAGGTCCCGCCGGAGCTGGACGCCGCCGTGGAGTGCATCTCCCGCGCGGGCGGCACACCGCTGGTCGTCGCCGAGAAGAACGGCGGGGCCGCGCAGGCGCTCGGCGTGGTCTACCTCAAGGACGTGGTCAAGGGCGGCATCCGCGAGCGCTTCGAGCGGCTCCGTGCCATGGGGATTCGCACCATCATGATTACGGGAGACAACCCGCTCACCGCCGCCGCCATCGCCCAGGAGGCGGGGGTGGACGACTTCCTGGCCGAGGCCAGGCCCGAGGACAAGATGGAGGTCATCCGCCGCGAGCAGCAGGGCGGACGACTGGTGGCCATGACGGGCGACGGGACCAACGACGCGCCGGCGCTGGCGCAGGCCGATGTGGGCGTGGCGATGAACAGCGGCACGCAGGCGGCCAAGGAAGCCGGCAACATGGTGGACCTGGATTCCAACCCCACGAAGCTCATCGAGGTGGTGGAGATCGGAAAGCAGCTGCTGATGACGCGCGGCAGCCTGACGACGTTCAGCATCGCCAACGACGTGGCCAAGTACTTCGCCATCATCCCGGCGATGTTCGTCGCCACGTATCCCGAGCTCGACGCACTGAACGTGATGCGGCTGGCCAGCCCGCAGTCGGCCATCCTGGCCAGTGTGATCTTCAACGCCCTCATCATCGTCGCGCTCATTCCGCTGGCCCTGCGCGGCGTGAAGTATCGTCCGGCGCCCGCGAGCGTGATCCTGCGCCGCAACCTGCTCGTCTACGGCCTGGGCGGACTGATCGTGCCCTTCGTGGGGATCAAGCTGATCGACGTGATCCTGTCCGTGCTCGGACTGGCGTGACGGCCCTGAAACAGAGAGACGGACGATGATCAAGAACCAGATCCGCCCCGCCGTCGTCGGCACGCTGGTGCTGATGCTGATCACGGGCGCGCTGTACCCCGGCGTCGTCACGGCGCTGGCGCAGGTGATCTTTCCCCGGCAGGCCAATGGCTCGCTCGTCGAAGCTGACGGGCGGGTGGTGGGGAGCGAGCTGATCGGCCAACCGTTTGCCGGGCCCGCCTACTTCCACCCGCGCCCGTCCGCCGCAGGGAGCGGCTACGACGGCGGCGCGTCCGGCGGCACCAACAAGGGCCCGACGGACCGCAAACTGGCCGACACGCTGATTACGCAGTCGGTCGCGCAAGCCGTCGAGGCGGAGGGTGCGCAGCCCGGCCGCGTGCCTGCCGACATGGCCACGCGCAGCGCGTCAGGGCTGGATCCGCACATCTCGCCCGCCAACGCGGCGCTGCAGGTGGCCCGCGTGGCCCACAGCCGCGGGGTGGACGCGGCGCGCGTTCAGGCGCTCGTAGCGCGGCACACGGAAGGCCGTACGCTCGGCCTCCTGGGCGAGCCGCAGGTGAATGTGCTGCTGCTCAACCTGGCGCTGGATCGGGAGACGGAACGCCCGGCGGCGGCTCCGGCTCCGACCAGGCCCTGACCCCTGTTTCACTACTTTCGACGGCGATCCGACTCGCCTGGAGATAAACGGACTGATGAAAAAGATGCTCATCCTGGCGGGCGCCGCGGCGCTCGCCTGGCCGGCCGTGCTGCTGGGGCAGGAAAACGACTCCACCCCGCGAATCACCTTCGGCGCGTTCGTGGACGGTTACTACGCGTACGACTTCGGCCGGCCTGCTTCGCACGACCGGCCGTTCACCACGCAGGCCGCGCGGCACGACGAGTTCAGCCTGAACCTGGCGCACGTGGAGGCGCGCTACGCCTCGCCGACGGTGCGCGGCCGGGTGGCGCTGCAGGC
Encoded here:
- the kdpB gene encoding potassium-transporting ATPase subunit KdpB: MSTPLKDRAELRRAEPPTAPPSAQGRRAKARPLFDGPVVRRAAVDAFAKLGPRHMVRNPVMFVVLIGSVATTLLLLRDVAEGEKIGFTVQIALWLWFTVLFANFAEAMAEGRGKAQADTLRRNRTEAMAKRLVDPADRVRTESVSATALRKGDLILCTPGDVIASDGEVVEGVASVDESAITGESAPVVRESGGDRSAVTGGTRVLSDWLVIRITSNPGETFIDRMIALVEGATRQKTPNEIALAILLSGLTIIFLLAVATLQPFAVYSGGPVPTVVLIALLVCLIPTTIGGLLSAIGIAGMDRMIQHNVIATSGRAVEAAGDVNTLLLDKTGTITLGNRQAAEFIPVAGVTAERLADRAQLASLADETPEGRSIVVLAKEAYGIRGRTLAEGEHALVPFTAQTRMSGIDLDGHCIRKGAGDSVARWVREHGGEVPPELDAAVECISRAGGTPLVVAEKNGGAAQALGVVYLKDVVKGGIRERFERLRAMGIRTIMITGDNPLTAAAIAQEAGVDDFLAEARPEDKMEVIRREQQGGRLVAMTGDGTNDAPALAQADVGVAMNSGTQAAKEAGNMVDLDSNPTKLIEVVEIGKQLLMTRGSLTTFSIANDVAKYFAIIPAMFVATYPELDALNVMRLASPQSAILASVIFNALIIVALIPLALRGVKYRPAPASVILRRNLLVYGLGGLIVPFVGIKLIDVILSVLGLA
- the kdpC gene encoding potassium-transporting ATPase subunit KdpC, producing the protein MKNQIRPAVVGTLVLMLITGALYPGVVTALAQVIFPRQANGSLVEADGRVVGSELIGQPFAGPAYFHPRPSAAGSGYDGGASGGTNKGPTDRKLADTLITQSVAQAVEAEGAQPGRVPADMATRSASGLDPHISPANAALQVARVAHSRGVDAARVQALVARHTEGRTLGLLGEPQVNVLLLNLALDRETERPAAAPAPTRP